Sequence from the Amycolatopsis sp. NBC_00345 genome:
GCGCCCGCAAGGTGCACTCCGACCAGCGCCGCCACGACGTGACCACGAAGGTCGTCGAGGGCGGCACGGTCACCGAGCGCTGGGTGCCGGTCGACCGCGTCGGGCTGTACGCGCCGGGCGGGCTGGCCGTGTACCCGTCCACTGTGGTGATGAACGTCGTCCCGGCGCAGCTCGCGGGCGTCCGCTCGCTGGTGCTGTGCTCGCCCCCGCAGGCGGCCTTCGGCGGCCTGCCGCACCCGACCATCCTGGCCGCCGCCGCGCTGCTGGGCGTCGACGAGGTGTGGGCCGTGGGCGGCGCGCAGGCCGTCGCGCTGGTCGCGTACGGCGGCACGGACACCGACGGCGCGGAGCTCGCGCCGGTCGACATCGTCACCGGGCCGGGCAACATCTACCTCACCGCGGCGAAGCGGATGGTCCGCGGCGTGATCGGCATCGACTCCGAGGCCGGGCCCACCGAGATCGCCATCCTCGCGGACGAGACGGCCGACCCGGTGCACGTCGCGGCCGACCTGATCAGCCAGGCGGAGCACGACCCGCTCGCGGCCAGCGTGCTCGTCACCACGTCGGATGAGCTGGCCGACGCCGTCGAGAAGGAGCTGGCCGGCCGCGTCGCCGCCACCAAGCACGCCGAGCGCGTGGGCGAGGCGCTGGGCGGCAGGCAGTCCGGCGTCATCCTGGTGTCCACTGTGGACGAAGGACTGCGGGTGGTCGACGCGTACGCCGCCGAGCACCTGGAGATCCAGACGGCGGACGCGCGGGAGGTCGCCGCCCGGGTGCGCAACGCGGGAGCGGTCTTCGTCGGGGCGTACGCGCCGGTTTCGCTCGGCGACTACTGCGCCGGCTCCAACCACGTGCTGCCCACCGGCGGGTTCGCCCGCCACTCCTCAGGCCTGTCCGTGCAGAGCTTCCTCAAGGGCATCCACGTCGTGGACTACAGCGAGGAGGCCCTGCGCGAGGTCGCCGGCCGCGTGGTCGCGCTGGCCAACGCCGAGGACCTGCCCGCGCACGGCGAAGCCGTCACCGCCCGGTTCGAGGGGGAGGCCCGATGACTGACACGACTGACCCGACCGACACGACCGGCGCGATCCCGGGGGCCGACGTCACGCTCGAGGCCCTGCCGCTGCGGGAGGACCTGCGTGGCAAGAGCCCGTACGGCGCGCCGCAGCTCGACGTGCCCGTCCGGCTCAACACCAACGAAAACCCGTACCCGCCGCCGGATGAGCTGGTGGCCGACGTCGCCGAGGCCGTGCGCGCCGAGGCCGCTTCGCTGCACCGTTACCCGGACCGCGACGCGGTGGCGCTGCGCACGGACCTGGCCGATTACCTCACCGTGTCCACGCGGGTGGTGCTGTGCGAGGCGAACGTGTGGGCGGCCAACGGGTCCAACGAGATCCTGCAGCAGATCCTGCAGGCGTTCGGCGGGCCCGGCCGCAGCGCGCTCGGCTTCGAGCCGTCGTACTCGATGCACCCGATCATCGCCTCCGGCACGCGCACCGACTGGGTGCCGGTGCCGCGCCGGCCCGACTTCTCGCTGGACACGGCGCGGGCGGCGGAGCTGGTCCGCGAGCGGCGGCCGGACATCGTGTTCGTGACCAGCCCGAACAACCCGACCGGCGGCTCGATCCCGCTGGCCGAGCTGCGCGCGGTGCTGGACGCGGCGCCGGGCATCGTTGTGGTGGACGAGGCGTACGCGGAGTTCTCCTCGCAGCCGAGCGCGGTCGAGCTGATCTCGGAGTACCCGGCGAAGCTGATCGTCTCGCGCACGA
This genomic interval carries:
- a CDS encoding histidinol-phosphate transaminase; the protein is MTDTTDPTDTTGAIPGADVTLEALPLREDLRGKSPYGAPQLDVPVRLNTNENPYPPPDELVADVAEAVRAEAASLHRYPDRDAVALRTDLADYLTVSTRVVLCEANVWAANGSNEILQQILQAFGGPGRSALGFEPSYSMHPIIASGTRTDWVPVPRRPDFSLDTARAAELVRERRPDIVFVTSPNNPTGGSIPLAELRAVLDAAPGIVVVDEAYAEFSSQPSAVELISEYPAKLIVSRTMSKAFAFAGGRLGYLAAAPAIVDALQLVRLPYHLSKLTQAAARAALRHADATLATVHKLAAERDRVVESLLGLGFTPVPSDANFVLFGQFADAPATWQSYVDHGVLIRDVGIEGHLRVTIGTPEENDAFLEASKEVPR
- the hisD gene encoding histidinol dehydrogenase, yielding MLNRTDLRGQVPTAAELRAALPRAEYDVDAALHHVRPVVEAVRDRGVEAVLEYTEQFDKVRPATVRVPAAELAKALEELEPEVRAALEESIKRARKVHSDQRRHDVTTKVVEGGTVTERWVPVDRVGLYAPGGLAVYPSTVVMNVVPAQLAGVRSLVLCSPPQAAFGGLPHPTILAAAALLGVDEVWAVGGAQAVALVAYGGTDTDGAELAPVDIVTGPGNIYLTAAKRMVRGVIGIDSEAGPTEIAILADETADPVHVAADLISQAEHDPLAASVLVTTSDELADAVEKELAGRVAATKHAERVGEALGGRQSGVILVSTVDEGLRVVDAYAAEHLEIQTADAREVAARVRNAGAVFVGAYAPVSLGDYCAGSNHVLPTGGFARHSSGLSVQSFLKGIHVVDYSEEALREVAGRVVALANAEDLPAHGEAVTARFEGEAR